From Bacillus pumilus, one genomic window encodes:
- the gyrB gene encoding DNA topoisomerase (ATP-hydrolyzing) subunit B → MEQQHNSYDENQIQVLEGLEAVRKRPGMYIGSTSAKGLHHLVWEIVDNSIDEALAGYCTDITVQIEKDNSITVKDNGRGIPVGIHEKMGRPAVEVIMTVLHAGGKFDGSGYKVSGGLHGVGASVVNALSTTLDVTVYRDGKIHYQQFKRGVPAGDLEIIGETDVTGTTTHFVPDPEIFTETIEFDYDTLANRVRELAFLTKGVNIIIEDLREGKERRNEYCYEGGIKSYVEHLNRSKEVVHEEPVYIEGEKDGITIEVALQYNDSYTSNIYSFANNINTYEGGTHEAGFKTGLTRVINDYARKNGVFKDGDSNLSGEDVREGLTAIISIKHPDPQFEGQTKTKLGNSEARTITDSLFSEALEKFLLENPDAAKKIVEKGVMAARARMAAKKARELTRRKSALEVSSLPGKLADCSSKDPSISELYIVEGDSAGGSAKQGRDRHFQAILPLRGKILNVEKARLDKILSNNEVRSMITALGTGIGEDFTLEKARYHKVVIMTDADVDGAHIRTLLLTFFYRYMREIIENGYVYIAQPPLYKVQQGKRVEYVYNDKQLDELLKTLPQTPKPGLQRYKGLGEMNATQLWETTMDPDARTLLQVTLEDAIDADETFEMLMGDKVEPRRNFIEENAQYVKNLDI, encoded by the coding sequence TGCTCGAAGGACTAGAAGCTGTTAGAAAACGTCCAGGAATGTACATCGGGTCAACCAGTGCAAAAGGACTTCACCATCTTGTATGGGAAATTGTCGACAACAGTATTGATGAGGCTTTAGCTGGATATTGCACAGATATTACGGTGCAAATTGAAAAGGATAATAGCATTACAGTGAAAGATAATGGCCGCGGGATTCCGGTTGGGATTCATGAGAAAATGGGACGTCCTGCTGTAGAGGTCATTATGACTGTTCTTCACGCTGGCGGTAAATTTGACGGCAGCGGTTATAAAGTATCTGGCGGTCTGCATGGCGTAGGGGCATCTGTTGTTAATGCGTTATCTACGACCTTAGACGTGACCGTATATCGTGACGGGAAAATTCATTATCAACAATTCAAACGCGGTGTTCCAGCTGGAGATTTAGAGATCATTGGTGAAACAGATGTTACAGGGACAACCACTCATTTTGTGCCAGATCCAGAAATTTTTACTGAAACCATTGAATTTGATTACGACACACTTGCCAACCGTGTACGTGAGTTAGCTTTCTTAACAAAAGGTGTAAACATCATTATTGAAGATTTACGTGAAGGTAAAGAACGACGAAATGAATACTGCTATGAAGGCGGTATTAAGAGCTATGTAGAACATTTAAATCGCTCAAAAGAAGTCGTTCATGAAGAACCCGTTTACATCGAAGGTGAAAAAGACGGAATCACGATTGAAGTGGCGTTACAATATAACGATTCCTATACAAGCAACATCTATTCCTTCGCCAACAATATCAACACGTATGAAGGCGGAACGCACGAAGCAGGCTTTAAAACAGGTTTGACGCGTGTTATCAATGATTATGCTCGTAAGAATGGCGTATTCAAAGATGGAGACTCGAATTTGAGCGGTGAAGATGTGCGAGAAGGCTTAACAGCCATTATCTCCATCAAACATCCAGATCCTCAATTCGAAGGACAAACGAAGACAAAGCTTGGGAACTCAGAAGCAAGAACCATTACCGACTCCCTTTTCTCCGAAGCACTTGAGAAATTCCTCTTAGAGAATCCTGATGCTGCAAAGAAAATTGTGGAGAAAGGCGTGATGGCAGCTCGTGCAAGAATGGCTGCCAAAAAGGCACGTGAGCTGACAAGACGTAAAAGTGCACTGGAAGTCTCCAGCTTACCGGGGAAACTGGCGGACTGTTCTTCTAAAGACCCTTCCATCTCTGAACTCTATATCGTAGAGGGAGATTCTGCGGGCGGATCTGCTAAGCAAGGCCGTGATCGTCACTTCCAAGCGATCTTACCGTTAAGAGGGAAGATCCTAAACGTTGAAAAAGCGCGACTAGATAAAATTCTATCGAACAACGAGGTTCGTTCAATGATTACAGCATTAGGAACTGGAATCGGAGAAGACTTCACTTTAGAGAAAGCTCGCTATCACAAAGTTGTGATCATGACGGATGCCGATGTGGATGGAGCGCACATTCGAACGCTGCTTTTAACATTCTTCTATCGCTACATGCGTGAAATTATTGAAAACGGTTATGTGTATATTGCACAGCCGCCTTTATATAAAGTGCAGCAAGGAAAACGTGTTGAGTACGTGTATAACGACAAACAGCTAGATGAGCTGTTAAAAACACTTCCTCAAACACCAAAACCTGGACTTCAGCGTTATAAAGGTCTTGGAGAGATGAATGCCACTCAGCTTTGGGAAACAACAATGGACCCTGATGCGAGAACACTTCTTCAAGTCACACTTGAGGATGCGATCGATGCTGATGAGACATTTGAAATGCTCATGGGAGATAAAGTAGAGCCGAGAAGAAACTTTATCGAAGAAAACGCGCAATACGTGAAAAACCTCGATATTTAG
- the gyrA gene encoding DNA gyrase subunit A encodes MSEQHTPNVREVNISQEMRTSFLDYAMSVIVSRALPDVRDGLKPVHRRILYAMNDLGMTSDKPFKKSARIVGEVIGKYHPHGDSAVYEAMVRMAQDFNYRYMLVDGHGNFGSVDGDGAAAMRYTEARLSKISMEILRDITKDTIDYQDNYDGSEREPMVMPARFPNLLVNGATGIAVGMATNIPPHQLGEVIDGVLAISQNPEMTTQELMDIIPGPDFPTAGQIIGRSGIRKAYETGRGSITLRAKSNIEETSSGKQRIVINEIPYQVNKARLIEKIADLVRDKKIDGITDLRDESDRNGMRIVIELRRDANVHVLLNNLYKQTTLQTSFGINLLALVDGQPKVLSLKQCLEYYLEHQKVIIRRRTAYELRKAEARAHILEGLRIALDHLDEVIALIRGSQTAEIARNGLMENYSLSEKQAQAILDMRLQRLTGLEREKIEDEYKGLVDLIAELKAILADNEKVLEIIREELTEIKERFNDTRRTEIVTAGIETIEDEDLIPVENIVITLTHNGYIKRLPASTYRSQKRGGKGVQGMGTNEDDFVEQLISTSTHDTILFFSNKGKVYRAKGYEIPEFGRTAKGIPIINLLEVEKGEWINAIIPVSEFDENSYLFFTTRHGVSKRTTLSQFANIRNNGLIALSLRDEDELMAVRLTNGEKQIIIGTKKGMLIRFDETDVREMGRTAAGVKGITLSEDDIVVGMEILEPDANVLIVTEKGYGKLTPEKEYRVQSRGGKGLKTCKITDNNGPLVAVKATNAEAEEDLMIITGSGVIIRMAVSDISTTGRVTQGVRLIRLGDEEHVATVALVEQSQEDDEEISEENVENIESDQEQSE; translated from the coding sequence GTGAGTGAACAACATACACCAAATGTACGCGAAGTGAATATTAGTCAAGAAATGCGTACGTCCTTTTTAGATTATGCAATGAGTGTGATTGTGTCGCGTGCATTACCAGATGTGCGAGACGGATTAAAGCCCGTGCATCGAAGAATTTTGTATGCGATGAATGACCTAGGTATGACAAGTGATAAACCATTTAAGAAATCTGCACGTATCGTTGGGGAAGTTATCGGTAAGTATCACCCTCACGGTGACAGCGCTGTATACGAAGCAATGGTTCGTATGGCGCAAGACTTCAACTATCGTTATATGTTAGTTGATGGTCATGGAAACTTTGGTTCAGTCGATGGAGACGGAGCAGCGGCGATGCGTTATACCGAGGCGCGTCTATCGAAGATTTCTATGGAAATCCTCCGTGATATCACAAAGGATACCATTGATTATCAAGATAACTATGACGGCAGTGAAAGAGAGCCAATGGTGATGCCTGCAAGATTCCCGAACTTATTGGTCAACGGAGCGACAGGAATTGCTGTAGGAATGGCGACCAATATTCCGCCGCACCAATTAGGTGAAGTGATTGATGGGGTATTGGCCATCAGTCAAAACCCGGAAATGACAACACAGGAGCTTATGGATATCATCCCAGGGCCAGATTTCCCAACAGCAGGTCAAATCATTGGCCGAAGTGGTATTCGAAAGGCGTATGAAACAGGGCGCGGCTCTATTACATTAAGAGCAAAATCGAATATTGAGGAAACATCTAGCGGAAAACAGCGCATTGTTATCAATGAGATCCCGTACCAAGTCAACAAAGCCCGTTTGATTGAAAAAATTGCTGATCTTGTGCGTGATAAAAAGATTGATGGCATTACAGATTTGCGTGATGAATCAGATCGTAATGGTATGCGTATTGTCATTGAACTGCGAAGAGACGCAAACGTCCATGTTCTATTAAACAATCTTTATAAACAAACGACACTTCAAACGTCATTTGGTATCAACTTATTAGCACTTGTTGATGGACAGCCGAAAGTCTTGTCCCTCAAACAATGTCTTGAGTATTATCTAGAGCATCAAAAAGTGATCATTCGCAGAAGAACGGCGTATGAGCTGCGTAAAGCAGAAGCAAGAGCACACATTTTAGAAGGCCTCAGAATTGCACTTGATCACTTAGATGAAGTCATTGCTTTAATTAGAGGCTCTCAAACTGCGGAAATTGCGAGAAATGGTTTGATGGAAAACTATAGCTTGTCTGAAAAACAGGCACAGGCCATTCTTGATATGCGACTTCAGCGTTTGACTGGCCTAGAACGAGAAAAGATAGAAGATGAATATAAAGGACTTGTTGATTTGATTGCTGAATTAAAAGCCATTTTAGCAGACAATGAGAAAGTACTTGAAATCATTAGAGAAGAATTAACAGAAATTAAAGAACGCTTTAATGATACGCGCCGGACTGAAATTGTGACAGCGGGTATTGAAACAATTGAAGACGAAGATTTGATTCCTGTTGAGAACATCGTGATTACGCTGACGCATAATGGTTATATCAAGCGTCTCCCTGCATCAACATACCGCAGTCAAAAAAGAGGCGGTAAAGGTGTCCAAGGAATGGGAACCAACGAAGATGATTTCGTTGAACAGTTGATTTCAACCTCGACCCACGATACGATTCTTTTCTTCTCTAATAAAGGGAAGGTTTATCGTGCGAAAGGGTATGAGATTCCTGAATTCGGACGGACAGCGAAAGGGATTCCGATCATTAACCTTCTTGAAGTAGAAAAGGGAGAATGGATTAACGCCATTATTCCAGTAAGCGAATTTGATGAAAATTCGTATCTCTTCTTTACAACAAGACACGGTGTATCAAAACGGACGACATTGTCTCAGTTTGCTAACATTCGAAACAACGGTCTTATTGCACTCAGCCTTCGTGACGAAGATGAACTGATGGCTGTTCGTTTAACCAATGGAGAAAAACAAATCATCATTGGAACGAAAAAGGGGATGCTGATCCGTTTTGACGAGACAGATGTTCGTGAAATGGGACGTACGGCAGCTGGAGTGAAAGGTATCACACTTTCCGAAGATGACATTGTCGTGGGTATGGAAATCCTTGAACCAGATGCAAACGTATTGATTGTAACTGAAAAAGGATATGGTAAACTAACCCCTGAAAAAGAATACCGTGTGCAAAGTCGTGGCGGTAAAGGTCTTAAAACGTGCAAAATCACTGACAACAACGGTCCGCTTGTCGCAGTGAAGGCAACTAATGCTGAAGCCGAAGAAGACTTGATGATTATTACAGGAAGCGGTGTAATCATTCGTATGGCCGTTTCTGACATTTCGACAACAGGTCGAGTCACTCAAGGTGTCCGCCTAATCCGCCTCGGTGATGAGGAACATGTCGCTACAGTGGCATTAGTTGAACAATCACAAGAAGACGATGAAGAGATTAGTGAAGAGAACGTAGAAAATATAGAGTCAGATCAAGAGCAATCTGAGTAA
- a CDS encoding YaaC family protein yields MKSSGWKDLKRFYSLETSQKFLYQQYEKRSIQDANQQAYKNCERFIYFLKHGHTFYEQAAIAPLELKPILLFYGMAQLLKACLLTVDPHYPSQTSVLAHGVTSRKRKKQHYRFSEDEVKIQRNGLCMHVLKHLFHLNGLEDERFTMIHLLSKIPEMSHILEFQKQPSTLVKVEKVNGMMIQDHIPLLYNMSAERFIEYFEFHTSWKLKQREAKKLTFDVALEENPALATHLHYDLEMDQWFIPSTRDSFLGIPEIISHYLLMYNLSMIARYETEWWYELLSQYISDDYVMIERYMEIAEEKFPAYIMMLLEENTKKTSSVWN; encoded by the coding sequence ATGAAAAGTTCAGGATGGAAGGATTTAAAACGTTTTTACTCACTCGAAACTTCCCAAAAGTTTCTATATCAACAATATGAGAAACGAAGCATTCAAGATGCAAACCAGCAAGCCTATAAAAACTGTGAACGGTTTATTTACTTTTTAAAGCATGGCCATACGTTCTATGAACAGGCAGCTATCGCTCCACTCGAACTGAAGCCGATTTTATTGTTTTATGGAATGGCTCAGTTGCTAAAGGCATGTTTACTGACAGTTGATCCTCACTATCCTTCTCAAACCTCTGTTTTGGCCCACGGCGTAACATCGAGAAAGAGAAAGAAGCAGCACTACCGTTTTAGTGAAGATGAAGTGAAAATTCAGCGAAATGGACTATGCATGCATGTGTTAAAGCATCTATTTCATTTAAATGGTCTTGAAGATGAGCGATTTACGATGATTCATCTCCTTTCAAAGATACCTGAAATGAGTCATATTCTGGAGTTTCAAAAGCAGCCCTCGACATTAGTTAAAGTGGAAAAGGTTAATGGGATGATGATTCAAGATCATATTCCATTGCTTTATAACATGTCTGCTGAACGCTTTATTGAATACTTTGAGTTCCATACAAGTTGGAAACTCAAGCAAAGAGAAGCCAAAAAGCTGACGTTTGATGTAGCTCTAGAAGAAAATCCAGCGCTCGCTACTCATCTTCATTATGATTTAGAAATGGATCAATGGTTTATTCCGTCAACTCGTGATTCATTTTTAGGGATTCCTGAGATCATCAGCCATTACTTATTAATGTATAACCTCAGTATGATTGCCCGCTACGAAACTGAATGGTGGTACGAGCTGCTGTCTCAATACATTAGTGATGATTACGTCATGATTGAACGCTACATGGAGATTGCCGAAGAGAAGTTCCCAGCTTATATCATGATGCTGTTAGAAGAAAACACAAAAAAGACCAGTTCCGTATGGAACTGA
- the guaB gene encoding IMP dehydrogenase — MWESKFSKEGLTFDDVLLVPAKSEVLPRDVDLSVELTSTLKLNIPIISAGMDTVTESQMAIAMARQGGLGIIHKNMSIEQQAEQVDKVKRSERGVITNPFFLTPEHQVFDAEHLMGKYRISGVPIVNNEEDQKLVGIITNRDLRFISDYSMKISDVMTKEELVTASVGTTLEEAEKILQQYKIEKLPLLDDEGTLKGLITIKDIEKVIEFPNSSKDAHGRLIVGAAVGVTGDTMTRVRKLVEANVDVVVIDTAHGHSQGVLNTVSKIRETYPSLNIIAGNVATAEATKALFEAGADIVKVGIGPGSICTTRVVAGVGVPQITAIYDCATEARKHGKAIIADGGIKYSGDIVKALASGGHAVMLGSLLAGTSESPGDTEIFQGRRFKVYRGMGSVAAMEKGSKDRYFQEDNKKFVPEGIEGRTPYKGPVVDTVYQLVGGIRSGMGYCGTQDLRSLREDAQFIRMTGAGLRESHPHDVQITKESPNYTIS, encoded by the coding sequence ATGTGGGAAAGTAAATTTTCAAAAGAAGGTTTGACGTTTGACGATGTTTTGCTTGTTCCAGCTAAGTCTGAAGTACTTCCGCGTGATGTCGATTTATCAGTTGAGTTAACAAGCACATTAAAACTAAACATTCCAATTATCAGTGCAGGAATGGACACGGTGACGGAATCACAAATGGCGATTGCAATGGCACGTCAAGGTGGTCTTGGTATCATTCATAAGAACATGTCTATTGAGCAACAAGCAGAACAAGTGGATAAAGTAAAACGTTCAGAGCGCGGCGTTATTACAAATCCATTCTTCTTAACACCTGAGCATCAAGTATTTGATGCAGAGCACCTAATGGGTAAATACCGTATTTCAGGTGTACCGATTGTAAATAACGAAGAAGATCAAAAGCTTGTTGGTATTATTACGAACCGTGACCTTCGTTTTATTTCGGATTATTCAATGAAGATTAGCGACGTGATGACAAAAGAGGAACTTGTGACAGCTTCTGTAGGTACGACGTTAGAAGAAGCTGAAAAAATCCTACAGCAATATAAAATTGAAAAATTACCTCTTTTAGATGACGAAGGAACGTTAAAAGGTCTCATCACCATCAAAGATATTGAAAAAGTGATCGAATTCCCTAACTCCTCTAAAGATGCACATGGCCGTTTAATTGTTGGTGCCGCTGTTGGTGTCACTGGCGATACAATGACTCGTGTGAGAAAATTAGTCGAAGCCAATGTTGATGTCGTTGTCATTGATACTGCACATGGTCATTCACAAGGTGTTCTAAACACTGTATCGAAAATCCGTGAAACGTATCCTTCTCTTAATATCATTGCTGGTAATGTTGCAACAGCCGAAGCAACTAAAGCATTATTTGAAGCAGGAGCAGATATTGTGAAAGTCGGTATCGGACCAGGGTCTATTTGTACAACACGTGTTGTTGCAGGTGTTGGTGTACCACAAATCACAGCAATCTATGACTGTGCAACAGAAGCAAGAAAACATGGTAAAGCTATTATTGCAGATGGTGGAATTAAATATTCAGGTGATATCGTAAAAGCTCTAGCATCTGGTGGACATGCTGTTATGCTTGGAAGCCTTCTAGCTGGTACATCTGAAAGCCCAGGAGACACAGAAATTTTCCAAGGTAGACGCTTCAAAGTTTATCGCGGTATGGGTTCAGTCGCTGCAATGGAAAAAGGAAGTAAAGATCGTTACTTCCAAGAAGATAATAAAAAATTCGTTCCAGAAGGTATTGAAGGCCGTACACCGTACAAAGGACCAGTCGTTGATACAGTGTATCAACTAGTTGGCGGTATCCGTTCTGGTATGGGCTATTGTGGAACACAGGACTTACGCTCACTTAGAGAAGACGCACAGTTCATTCGCATGACTGGTGCAGGACTTCGTGAGAGTCATCCACATGATGTACAAATTACAAAAGAATCACCAAACTACACAATTTCTTGA
- a CDS encoding D-alanyl-D-alanine carboxypeptidase family protein, with protein MNSKMLKQLMVSILALALIVTAFTPMSKAKAAEDPFNVNAKAAILIEASTGKILYSKNAEQRLPIASMAKMMTEYLLLEAIAEGKVKWDQTYTPDDYVYEISQDRSLSNVPLRKDGSYTVKELYQATAIYSANAAAIGLAEVIAGSESKFVEKMNAKAKELGLTNYKFVNATGLENKDLHGKQPKGTGPDEESEVSAKDMALLAQHLIKDHPEILETSSIAKTKFREGTDDEMDMPNWNFMLKGLVKEYEGVDGLKTGSTDSAGSSFTGTAKQGDMRVIAVILNAKGNLHTARFDVAKKLFDYAFKNFTMKEMYKKGQQIKGHENIEVDKGKDKEVPVVTKEAFSVPVKNGDEKSFKAKVNIEKKKLEAPIKKGTKVGMLTTSYSGDEKDYGYLNKDQSGVELITKTGDEKANWFILAMRSVGGFFAGIWGGIVDTVKGWF; from the coding sequence TTGAACAGCAAGATGTTGAAACAGCTTATGGTCTCTATCCTTGCACTGGCATTGATTGTGACAGCATTTACACCAATGTCCAAAGCAAAAGCAGCTGAAGATCCATTCAATGTGAATGCGAAAGCAGCGATCCTAATTGAAGCTTCTACAGGTAAAATTCTTTATAGTAAAAACGCAGAACAAAGACTGCCTATTGCAAGTATGGCAAAGATGATGACAGAGTATCTATTACTAGAGGCGATTGCTGAAGGCAAAGTGAAATGGGATCAAACGTATACGCCAGATGATTATGTATACGAAATTTCTCAGGACCGCAGTTTATCAAACGTTCCTTTGAGAAAAGATGGCTCGTATACAGTGAAAGAACTTTATCAAGCAACGGCTATTTATTCGGCAAATGCAGCAGCGATTGGCTTAGCAGAAGTGATCGCTGGATCAGAATCGAAGTTCGTTGAAAAAATGAACGCAAAAGCGAAAGAACTTGGTTTAACTAACTACAAATTCGTGAATGCAACTGGACTAGAAAATAAAGATTTACATGGCAAACAGCCAAAAGGTACAGGCCCTGATGAAGAAAGTGAAGTATCTGCGAAAGATATGGCATTGCTTGCACAGCATCTCATCAAAGACCATCCAGAAATTCTTGAAACATCAAGTATCGCGAAAACAAAGTTCAGAGAAGGCACAGACGATGAAATGGACATGCCTAACTGGAACTTCATGCTTAAAGGACTTGTGAAGGAATATGAAGGTGTAGACGGTCTGAAGACAGGCTCTACGGATTCAGCTGGTTCTAGCTTCACAGGTACCGCAAAACAAGGTGACATGCGTGTCATCGCTGTGATCTTGAATGCAAAAGGTAATCTTCATACAGCACGTTTCGACGTGGCGAAAAAACTGTTCGACTATGCATTTAAAAACTTCACGATGAAAGAAATGTACAAAAAAGGTCAACAGATCAAAGGACATGAAAACATCGAAGTCGATAAAGGCAAAGACAAAGAAGTACCTGTCGTCACGAAAGAAGCTTTCTCTGTGCCAGTAAAAAATGGCGACGAAAAGAGCTTTAAAGCAAAAGTAAATATCGAGAAAAAGAAACTAGAAGCTCCTATTAAAAAAGGAACGAAGGTTGGCATGCTGACGACTTCTTATTCTGGTGATGAGAAGGACTACGGCTATTTGAATAAAGATCAATCAGGTGTTGAGCTTATAACGAAAACAGGCGATGAAAAAGCAAACTGGTTCATCCTTGCAATGCGTAGTGTAGGTGGATTCTTCGCTGGCATTTGGGGCGGAATCGTTGACACAGTAAAAGGTTGGTTCTAA
- a CDS encoding PLP-dependent aminotransferase family protein produces MHIDIHRHSDTSLSNQIYFSIIDHIQSGLLQQGDKLPTVRDLAKQLNVSLVTAAKAYTRLKDDGYLTTVQGKGTFVDELQKQSDIPVPSSTSFDWQLSIPDYLPRSQFAQYHYVEEAINLSSSMIDPGLLPNRYLEKEMQHVLARHPQIMSKYGEIQGDLQLRQVIQSFLEKLGVPSTPENILVTSGSQQGLDLVARAFIGPDDVVVMEAPTYPGAIDVFMGRGARIITVPVDHEGMNMKQLQSICDKYKPKLIYTIPTFHSPTGASMSMKRRKQLLLLAQSIDCLIVEDDPYRELYFEKKPPAPIKSLDHDGHVIYLRGLSKTLAPGCRIGIITASGSIFNRLLAAKANNDLGSPLLTQKAILPFLTSKKMIDHTKKLRTALKVRRDLMIDVLTKHAPKDVTWQIPQGGLNLWLSFPSWVDTRALLHEARKQQITFLPGSVCYPGEPKQNYIRLSFSYVNEKALTEGVEKLCGIFQQALSTPQNQKQSLFF; encoded by the coding sequence ATGCATATTGATATCCATCGACATTCTGATACATCTCTTTCGAATCAGATTTACTTTTCGATCATTGATCATATCCAATCGGGTTTGCTTCAGCAGGGAGATAAGCTGCCAACTGTACGTGATTTAGCAAAGCAGCTGAATGTGAGTCTTGTCACGGCAGCAAAGGCATACACACGGCTGAAGGACGACGGATATTTAACGACTGTGCAAGGTAAAGGGACGTTTGTGGATGAGCTGCAAAAGCAGTCAGATATTCCGGTTCCATCATCTACCTCTTTTGATTGGCAGTTATCCATTCCGGATTATTTACCTCGGTCTCAATTTGCTCAGTATCACTATGTCGAAGAAGCGATCAACCTTTCTTCCTCTATGATTGATCCAGGGCTTTTGCCAAACCGGTATTTAGAAAAAGAAATGCAGCACGTACTAGCCAGACATCCTCAAATCATGTCGAAGTATGGGGAAATTCAAGGGGATCTTCAGCTTAGGCAAGTCATTCAGTCTTTTTTAGAAAAGCTGGGTGTGCCTTCTACTCCTGAAAATATCCTTGTAACTAGTGGTTCTCAGCAAGGGCTTGATTTGGTCGCACGTGCGTTTATCGGTCCTGATGATGTAGTTGTCATGGAAGCACCGACTTATCCAGGCGCCATTGATGTCTTTATGGGCAGAGGGGCAAGAATTATTACAGTCCCTGTTGATCATGAAGGCATGAACATGAAGCAGCTTCAAAGCATTTGTGATAAATATAAACCAAAGCTCATCTACACGATTCCTACTTTTCACAGTCCGACAGGGGCCAGTATGTCAATGAAACGCAGAAAACAACTTCTCTTACTGGCTCAAAGCATTGATTGTCTCATTGTAGAGGATGATCCTTATCGTGAGCTTTATTTCGAAAAGAAGCCGCCAGCACCTATCAAAAGTCTTGATCATGATGGACACGTCATTTATTTGCGAGGATTAAGTAAAACACTGGCTCCAGGATGCAGAATTGGGATTATCACCGCCTCAGGCTCGATATTTAATCGTTTATTAGCTGCAAAGGCCAATAATGATTTAGGCAGCCCTCTTCTCACACAAAAAGCCATTCTGCCATTTCTGACTTCGAAGAAGATGATTGATCATACGAAAAAGCTGAGAACCGCCTTGAAGGTGAGACGTGATTTAATGATAGATGTATTAACGAAGCATGCACCAAAAGATGTGACGTGGCAAATCCCTCAGGGCGGGCTCAATTTATGGCTTAGCTTTCCTTCCTGGGTCGATACACGTGCACTGCTGCATGAGGCACGTAAGCAGCAAATTACCTTTCTGCCTGGCTCTGTGTGCTATCCTGGAGAGCCGAAGCAAAACTATATCCGCCTCAGCTTTTCTTATGTGAATGAAAAGGCACTGACCGAGGGCGTGGAAAAGTTATGTGGTATTTTTCAGCAAGCCTTGTCCACTCCTCAAAATCAAAAACAATCACTTTTCTTTTAA
- the pdxS gene encoding pyridoxal 5'-phosphate synthase lyase subunit PdxS, which translates to MSNKGTERVKRGMAEMQKGGVIMDVVNAEQAKIAEEAGAVAVMALERVPADIRAAGGVARMADPRIVEEVQNAVTIPVMAKARIGHIVEARVLEALGVDYIDESEVLTPADEEFHLNKNEYTVPFVCGCRDLGEATRRIAEGASMLRTKGEPGTGNIVEAVRHMRKVNAQIRKVAAMSEDELMTEAKNLGAPYELLLQIKKDGKLPVVNFAAGGVATPADAALMMQLGADGVFVGSGIFKSDNPAKFAKAIVEATTHFTDYRLIAELSKELGTAMKGIEISNLLPEERMQERGW; encoded by the coding sequence GTGAGCAATAAGGGAACTGAACGAGTGAAACGTGGAATGGCAGAAATGCAAAAGGGTGGCGTCATTATGGATGTCGTCAATGCTGAGCAGGCAAAGATCGCAGAAGAAGCAGGTGCGGTGGCAGTTATGGCACTAGAACGAGTACCAGCTGATATCCGTGCAGCCGGCGGTGTAGCCCGTATGGCAGACCCAAGAATCGTAGAGGAAGTACAAAATGCAGTAACGATTCCAGTCATGGCAAAGGCACGTATCGGCCACATTGTCGAGGCTCGTGTTCTTGAAGCACTTGGTGTTGATTATATCGATGAGAGTGAAGTGCTGACGCCCGCAGATGAGGAATTCCATTTAAATAAAAATGAATACACAGTACCTTTTGTCTGTGGTTGCCGTGACTTAGGTGAAGCAACCCGCCGTATCGCAGAAGGCGCTTCGATGCTTCGTACGAAAGGGGAACCTGGGACAGGCAACATTGTAGAAGCTGTCCGTCATATGAGAAAGGTCAATGCTCAGATTCGTAAAGTAGCAGCAATGAGTGAAGATGAACTGATGACAGAAGCCAAGAACCTAGGAGCACCTTATGAATTATTGCTTCAAATCAAAAAAGACGGAAAGCTCCCAGTTGTTAACTTTGCAGCTGGAGGCGTTGCGACACCAGCAGATGCTGCGTTAATGATGCAGCTTGGAGCAGACGGTGTATTTGTTGGATCTGGTATTTTTAAATCAGACAATCCGGCGAAATTTGCAAAAGCGATTGTTGAAGCAACGACTCACTTCACAGATTACCGTCTCATTGCAGAACTTTCAAAAGAGCTTGGAACAGCCATGAAAGGAATTGAAATCTCAAATCTACTGCCAGAAGAGCGTATGCAAGAGCGTGGCTGGTAA